The following coding sequences are from one Ornithodoros turicata isolate Travis chromosome 1, ASM3712646v1, whole genome shotgun sequence window:
- the LOC135385289 gene encoding ankyrin repeat domain-containing protein SOWAHA-like: MSGACEFSLELVKQFLLDKGGKVTNHELVKHFKGYLNDPIYKVDIRHRFKDYVNTLASVKDEGGTKYLILKKEYHSELHSYLPCPQSPLDTVGESYCDSTPSNLHSEMAIGCNVPPDSQVVHVPPWVPSSQDQIMFSDECSLPISLMRYQSSPSLVDAQETCRDSPPPLPKKKHSFDESPRRLDGPHPPPRGRKNHGRRGSQVEERVRLFSTEKDLAGGGDGNFKEKNLQDVTVSPGTVKEKTQIINRMSESNLLAVKQPVTHASVGPKRRDNVARTAADDDTTSVSTLDPRRREWLLRAAQADYHALARLLLEDAQLYMFEDFTSMHCH; encoded by the exons ATGTCTGGTGCCTGCGAGTTCAGCTTAGAGCTTGTAAAGCAGTTTCTCTTGGACAAAGGAGGGAAAGTTACAAACCACGAATTGGTGAAACACTTCAAAGGGTATCTCAATGACCCCATATACAAAG TCGATATCCGCCACAGGTTCAAGGATTACGTCAACACGTTGGCATCAGTGAAGGATGAAGGG GGCACAAAGTACCTCATCTTGAAAAAGGAATACCACAGCGAACTACATAGCTACCTGCCATGTCCGCAAAGCCCTTTGGACACAGTTGGCGAATCATACTGTGACAGCACCCCGTCAAATCTACATTCTGAAATGGCTATTGGATGCAATGTTCCTCCTGATTCACAGGTTGTGCATGTGCCACCATGGGTGCCTTCATCGCAGGACCAAATAATGTTCTCAGACGAATGTTCTTTACCCATCTCCCTTATGCGATACCAATCAAGTCCATCATTGGTGGATGCACAGGAAACATGCAGAGATTCACCCCCTCCTCTACCAAAGAAGAAACACTCTTTTGACGAAAGCCCAAGACGCCTAGATGGACCACATCCGCCACCTAGAGGTAGAAAGAACCACGGACGTCGCGGATCACAAGTTGAAGAAAGAGTGCGCCTGTTCAGCACAGAAAAAGATCTTGCG GGTGGTGGTGACGGAAACTTCAAAGAGAAGAATCTTCAGGATGTGACCGTGAGCCCTGGAACTGTTAAAGAGAAAACGCAGATCATCAATCGCATGTCAGAAAGCAACCTGCTGGCTGTCAAGCAGCCAGTCACACACGCCAGCGTTGGACCGAAACGTCGTGACAATGTAGCCAGAACG GCTGCCGATGATGACACCACGTCCGTGAGCACG CTTGACCCAAGGCGTAGAGAGTGGCTTCTTAGAGCAGCGCAGGCGGATTACCACGCTCTTGCGCGCCTTCTGTTGGAGGACGCGCAACTGTACATGTTTGAG GACTTCACATCG ATGCACTGTCACTAA